The nucleotide window TTCTCCCCCGCGTGTATGCGCATTTTAAGCATGTTCTGCGAAGGGGGAAACGGGCAAAGATGTTTGTCGCTGTAGTGGCAAAAGGGATTGTAGGCCCGGTTGAAATCGAGCACATAAAGACCGTTTTCAGTTGCATCCAGCTCGATGTAACGGCCCGCCTCGTAGGTTTCGACGCCGTTGCTCGCATCCTTGAACAGGACCATGAGGGCCGGGTCGCCCGCCGGTTGCCAGACTTCCACCTCCAGAGCCTGCCCATCCAGGTCGAAACGGAACTGGCCGACGGCATTCATGGTGACCGTGCCCGTAGAGGCATCTCCCGGGGCGCGCAATTTGGGTTTCGGGTATCTCTCCAGGCTCCCGACGATGCGCTGGGCCTGGTCGATCGGGAAATAGTTCAGCCCGGTAAAGTTTTTCCGGGCGGCATAAGGCAGCGGTGAGCTGCCCGTTTTGAAATAGGCGTCCTTGGCAGCGCGAAAATCTTCGACCCCCTGCAGGTAAGCCGCCGGATCGGGCGCCAGGGGGACGGGCTGCTGGACGGGGCCTGCACAGGCCGAGAGGGTTGCGAGAAGGATCAACGGGACAAACAGCCTGCAGAAGCTTTTCATTTCTTTTCCCCCTTCCGACCCTGGATCTTTCGTAACGAATTCTTTCGGTCGATCTTTCTCATTGGACAATTGAGCGATTGATGTATAAATGGTACTCGAATTAAATCTTCTTTGCCAACACAATGATATTTTAATTCCGGGACAGTCAGGATTGTGGAGGGCGAAGGAGGGACCGTTCCAAGGCGATTGACTGCGACGCTTTTAACATGACGGCACTGCCGAAAGGAAAAACATGAACCCCGAGGCGCGATACTGGATCGAGAAACTCGGCCTGGAAAGACATCCCGAAGGAGGATGTTTCCGTGAAACCTACCGCTCCGAAGAAGCGATTCCCTCCCGGGGCCTGCCGGAGCGCTACGGCGAACCGCGCCCCTTCTCCACGGCCATCTACTTCCTGTTGGCCGACGGGGACTTTTCCGCCCTGCACCGGATCAGATCCGACGAGCTGTGGCACTTCTACCGGGGCTCTTCTTTGACCCTCCACGTCATCGAGCCGGAGGGGATTTACGGGAAGATCCGCCTCGGCGCGGACCCGGAAAAGTGCCAGGCGCTGCAGGCGGTCGTCAAGGCGGGGTGCTGGTTCGGCGCGACCCTGAACGAGCCGGACTCGTATGCGCTGGTCGGCTGCACTGTGGCCCCGGGGTTCGATTTCGCCGACTTCGAAATGGGGGAGCGCGAGGCGCTGCTCCGGCGCTATCCCCGGCACGGGGATACCATCCGGAAGCTGACCCGCTAGGGGGCCGGTCGTTCCGCCTCTTCACCAAACACCCCGAGCAACTGGGAGAGTTCCTCCTCCTTCAGGGCCACCGGCGCCATGGTCGCCAACGGTCTGATCTCCCGGGGGTTCTTAAGCCACTTCTTCAGCCCGTCCACCGTCCAGCGCTCCCCGTCCCGGAACGTTTTCGGATAAAACTCGGAAAACAGGCCCGACAGGTTCGGGCCGACCTCGCCCTGCCCCAGCCCCCCCTGCCCCTCGGTCAGCCCCCGATGACAGCCGCCGCAGTGCTTGACGAAGGGATTGTCCTTCCGCCGTCCCCGGTCTTCGAAATGAACCACCACCGGGGTCTCTTCCACGGCGGCCGGTGCCTTCGCCGCCCCGAGGAGGATGGCGTTGACCATCTCGACGGCCTGCACCTCGGAAAAGCGGAAATCGGGCATGAAGAGAACCGGGTGCCGGATGGCCTCCAGCAGTTCCTGCGGCCGCGATGTCTGCGGGGCCCGGTCGAGGCTGACGGCGAGCCGGTTCCCCTTCCCTCCCGTCGCATGGCAACGACGGCAGGCGGCCGTCTCGATCCGCTTTGTTCCCCGCTCCGAGACCGGGCTTCCCTCCAGAGTGTAATGGGCGAAACGCCCCTCGATCAGCTCGTGGTGGGCGATCTCCGGCCGGTCGGTGCGGGGGTTGCCCCGGTGGCACTCGACGCACGCCCCCCCCTCCGGGTGGTGGGACCGGTGGCACTCGAGGCAGCGGTTCTCCCCGGAGGACGCCCATCCGACCCCGGTCAGAGCCCAGAGGAAGAGCAGTCCTAAAAAGGCAGAACGAAGGCCCAATTTTCACCCCGGAAGAAGAGAGCGACGCCGGTCAGGAGGACGATAGCGACAAAGGCGGCCAGGGTCAGCAGGTTCACCGCCATCTGGTCCCGCGGGAACCAGCGGGCCCTGGTGCTGGCTTCGGTCCCCGGCAGAAAGGGCAGCAGGAAGAAGAAAAGTCCCAGGGCCAGGATCAGGTAAATCAGGGTGCCGCTGTAGCTGACGAGTTCCTGCATCCAGAGAAGGAACCAGGCCGACTTGGAAGGGTTGGGCACCCGGGAGATGTCGGCGGGCACCTGCAGGGGCGCGGGAAAGAGGGCGGCCAGGCCCAGCAGGGCCGCAACGACCAGAACAAGGGCCAGCTTGATGCGGCGAAAGAAGTACGGCGAACTCTTGACGTATTCCTCAGGTCTCATAGGTACGGCAGGGCCCCCTTGTCCTTGCGGATACGGTAGAAGTGCAGAAAGGACAACAGCAGCACCGCGACCGGCAGCACGACGACGTGCAGGGCGTAGAAACGGATCAGGGAGAGGGGCTGCCCGACCGCGTCGGGGACGAGAAAACTGCGCACCAGTTCACCGCCCGGCACCGAGGCGATCAGCTGCATCCCGGTCTGGGTCGCCCAAAGGGCCAGCTGATCCATCGGCAGCAGGTACCCCGTATATCCGGCGAAGAGGGAGAGGCAGAGGATCAGAAAACCGATCACCCAGTTCAGCTCCCGCGGCCGCCGGTAGGCCCCGGTCCAGACGACCCGCAGGGTGTGCAGGAAGATCATGATCAGGTAGCCATGGGAAGCGAGGCGGTGCAGGGAACGGACGTAGCGCCCCCCCGGCACCGAGCCCTCCAGGTAGAGGATCGACTCGAAGGCGCCCTCGGG belongs to Desulfuromonas sp. and includes:
- a CDS encoding DUF1684 domain-containing protein — translated: MKSFCRLFVPLILLATLSACAGPVQQPVPLAPDPAAYLQGVEDFRAAKDAYFKTGSSPLPYAARKNFTGLNYFPIDQAQRIVGSLERYPKPKLRAPGDASTGTVTMNAVGQFRFDLDGQALEVEVWQPAGDPALMVLFKDASNGVETYEAGRYIELDATENGLYVLDFNRAYNPFCHYSDKHLCPFPPSQNMLKMRIHAGEKKYGHH
- a CDS encoding cupin domain-containing protein is translated as MNPEARYWIEKLGLERHPEGGCFRETYRSEEAIPSRGLPERYGEPRPFSTAIYFLLADGDFSALHRIRSDELWHFYRGSSLTLHVIEPEGIYGKIRLGADPEKCQALQAVVKAGCWFGATLNEPDSYALVGCTVAPGFDFADFEMGEREALLRRYPRHGDTIRKLTR
- the extS gene encoding selenite/tellurite reduction operon c-type cytochrome lipoprotein ExtS, producing MGLRSAFLGLLFLWALTGVGWASSGENRCLECHRSHHPEGGACVECHRGNPRTDRPEIAHHELIEGRFAHYTLEGSPVSERGTKRIETAACRRCHATGGKGNRLAVSLDRAPQTSRPQELLEAIRHPVLFMPDFRFSEVQAVEMVNAILLGAAKAPAAVEETPVVVHFEDRGRRKDNPFVKHCGGCHRGLTEGQGGLGQGEVGPNLSGLFSEFYPKTFRDGERWTVDGLKKWLKNPREIRPLATMAPVALKEEELSQLLGVFGEEAERPAP
- the extQ gene encoding selenite/tellurite reduction operon b-type cytochrome membrane protein ExtQ; the protein is MRPEEYVKSSPYFFRRIKLALVLVVAALLGLAALFPAPLQVPADISRVPNPSKSAWFLLWMQELVSYSGTLIYLILALGLFFFLLPFLPGTEASTRARWFPRDQMAVNLLTLAAFVAIVLLTGVALFFRGENWAFVLPF
- a CDS encoding cytochrome b N-terminal domain-containing protein; this translates as MFQEFVEHLFPRVVLKRNLRIGYTFCLGGLAFTCLLALALTGFLLLFYYRPSPEGAFESILYLEGSVPGGRYVRSLHRLASHGYLIMIFLHTLRVVWTGAYRRPRELNWVIGFLILCLSLFAGYTGYLLPMDQLALWATQTGMQLIASVPGGELVRSFLVPDAVGQPLSLIRFYALHVVVLPVAVLLLSFLHFYRIRKDKGALPYL